A portion of the Ricinus communis isolate WT05 ecotype wild-type chromosome 10, ASM1957865v1, whole genome shotgun sequence genome contains these proteins:
- the LOC8265049 gene encoding E3 ubiquitin-protein ligase APD2, which produces MPRMAEAGQSSVSSFAAAASSSSSSSHVREEEESIHGDNQHQFREADTDHTHIGFFRGNLFVSDDVSAIRDDTWSCIIVVLTFWFFVSMTLILGVYGPVSVMIGPNTSALIRTNPFFVQSIKVQELDSNHPGLMLYGFYKTPPLNVVKSWSKSYSLTVPADSHKEWIYYFNEGSQINISFSVYSPSASLFLVIAQGSEGLSQWLEDPTYPNSTSSWNVIQGSGIIQQKIRKSSSYYVAVGNLNSVEVEVQLNLSINAFLYNTTEAYYKCTFTNGMCRLRTLFPNGNAVILSSPGPEEESPSSEWYIKMSYGPRWATYVVGIAVMTVLMLVIFNFLNKFRCMREEGTGVQYGEVEPERAPLLSSKDDDLSSWGSSYDSVSNDEEDLEHLLASGSLEGKLSGDGENVNNTQRLCAICFDAPRDCFFLPCGHCIACFECGTRIVEAGGTCPVCHKNMKKVRKIFTV; this is translated from the exons ATGCCAAG AATGGCAGAAGCAGGACAAAGTTCTGTTTCCTCTTTTGCTGCTGctgcatcatcatcatcttcttcctcTCATGTTCGCGAAGAAGAAGAGAGTATCCATGGTGATAATCAACATCAGTTTAGAGAAGCAGATACTGATCATACACACATTGGTTTCTTTCGtggaaatttatttgtttccGATGATGTATCAGCTATTAGAGATGATACTTGGTCTTGTATCATTGTTGTCCTCACCTTTTGGTTCTTTG TATCAATGACTCTGATTTTGGGAGTCTATGGTCCTGTAAGTGTAATGATAGGACCTAATACTTCAGCACTTATTAGAACCAATCCCTTCTTTGTGCAGTCTATAAAG GTGCAAGAGTTGGATAGCAATCATCCTGGCCTTATGTTATATGGATTCTACAAAACTCCCCCACTTAATGTTGTCAAGTCCTGGTCCAAGTCTTATAGTCTCACTGTTCCAGCTGATTCTCACAAG gagTGGATATATTATTTCAACGAGGGAtctcaaataaatatttcatttagtGTGTACTCCCCAAGCGCGTCACTTTTTCTTGTAATTGCTCAAG GGAGTGAAGGCCTTTCTCAATGGCTCGAGGACCCAACATATCCGAACTCCACTTCATCATGGAATGTCATTCAGG GAAGTGGTATTATCCAGCAAAAGATTCGgaaatcttcaagttactatgTTGCAGTGGGTAACTTGAATTCAGTGGAAGTAGAG GTGCAGTTAAATCTCAGTATAAATGCTTTCCTATACAATACAACTGAAGCTTATTACAAGTGTACATTCACCAATGGCATGTGCAGATTGAGGACTTTGTTTCCTAATGGCAATGCTGTTATTTTAAGTTCTCCTGGTCCAGAAGAG GAATCACCCAGTAGTGAGTGGTACATCAAAATGTCCTATGGGCCAAGATGGGCAACATATGTTGTTGGCATAG CTGTGATGACCGTGCTTATGTTGGTCATTTTCAACTTCTTGAACAAGTTCCGATGTATGCGTGAAGAAGGAACTGGAGTGCAGTATGGGGAGGTAGAGCCTGAGAGAGCTCCTCTGCTTTCATCCAAAGATGATGATCTCTCGAGTTGGGGCTCTTCTTATGATTCTGTCTCAAACGATGAGGAGGATCTTGAACATCTCTTGGCATCAGGTTCCTTAGAAGGCAAGTTATCAGGAGATGGTGAAAATGTCAATAATACCCAACGTCTCTGCGCAATATGCTTTGATGCTCCAAGGGACTGTTTCTTTCTCCCATGCGGACATTGTATTGCTTGTTTTGAGTGTGGAACAAG GATAGTAGAGGCTGGCGGTACTTGCCCTGTATGccataaaaatatgaagaagGTGAGGAAGATTTTTACAGTTTAA
- the LOC8265048 gene encoding pyridoxal 5'-phosphate synthase subunit PDX1.3 — MAGTGVVAVYGNGAITEAKKSPFSVKVGLAQMLRGGVIMDVINAEQARVAEEAGACAVMALERVPADIRAQGGVARMSDPQLIKEIKQAVTIPVMAKARIGHFVEAQILEALGIDYVDESEVLTLADEDNHINKHNFRIPFVCGCRNLGEALRRIREGAAMIRTKGEAGTGNVVEAVRHVRSVMGDIRVLRNMDDDEVFSFAKKIAAPYDLVMQTKQLGRLPVVQFAAGGVATPADAALMMQLGCDGVFVGSGVFKSGDPAKRARAIVQAVTHYTDPQLLADVSCGLGEAMVGINLNDSKVERFANRSE; from the coding sequence ATGGCAGGAACCGGCGTGGTCGCTGTTTACGGTAACGGAGCGATAACCGAAGCCAAAAAATCCCCTTTCTCCGTAAAAGTGGGGCTAGCCCAGATGCTACGTGGCGGCGTCATAATGGACGTCATCAACGCCGAACAAGCCCGCGTAGCCGAAGAAGCCGGCGCATGCGCTGTCATGGCTTTAGAACGTGTCCCAGCCGATATTCGCGCGCAAGGTGGCGTGGCTCGCATGAGCGACCCGCagctaataaaagaaataaaacagGCGGTGACCATCCCCGTGATGGCCAAAGCACGTATTGGCCATTTCGTCGAAGCACAAATCCTCGAAGCTTTAGGTATTGACTACGTAGACGAAAGCGAAGTACTTACGCTTGCAGACGAGGATAACCACATCAACAAGCATAACTTCCGTATTCCGTTCGTGTGCGGCTGTCGCAACCTCGGCGAAGCGTTACGGAGGATACGTGAAGGAGCTGCAATGATAAGAACGAAAGGTGAGGCAGGGACAGGAAACGTGGTAGAAGCTGTTAGACACGTGAGGTCTGTGATGGGTGATATTAGGGTGCTTAGAAATATGGATGACGATGAAGTTTTTAGCTTTGCTAAAAAGATTGCTGCTCCTTATGATTTGGTTATGCAGACTAAGCAACTGGGTAGGTTGCCTGTTGTTCAGTTTGCTGCTGGCGGTGTTGCTACTCCCGCTGATGCTGCTTTGATGATGCAATTAGGTTGTGACGGTGTGTTTGTTGGTTCTGGTGTGTTTAAGAGTGGGGATCCGGCTAAGAGGGCTAGGGCCATTGTTCAAGCGGTTACGCATTATACTGATCCTCAGTTGCTTGCTGACGTAAGCTGTGGCCTTGGTGAAGCTATGGTTGGTATTAATTTGAATGATAGCAAGGTTGAGAGGTTTGCTAATAGGTCTGAGTAA
- the LOC8265047 gene encoding rhodanese-like domain-containing protein 10, whose amino-acid sequence MAMAIQLNHLLHTHSLKHQKQPKPLIFAPAPQRRVKFQVRAASNAQQLIQSGAIKPIVPKDAATAMSSEGFVLLDIRPVWEREKARVAGSLHVPLFVQDMDNSPLTLLKKWVHFGYIGLWTGQNFTMINPDFLRLVETSIPNKDAKILVACGEGLRSMMAAFKLYEGGYKNLGWLAGGFNRSGDDDFPVVEGPEKLQYATIGGVSYYFLKLLILLQAVDKSN is encoded by the exons aTGGCAATGGCAATTCAACTAAACCACCTCCTCCACACACACTCTTTGAAGCATCAGAAACAACCCAAGCCACTCATCTTCGCTCCCGCTCCTCAGAGACGAGTAAAATTTCAAGTGAGGGCAGCATCCAATGCCCAGCAGCTTATACAATCTGGTGCTATTAAGCCCATAGTGCCTAAGGATGCAGCCACTGCCATGAGCTCAGAGGGCTTTGTGCTCCTTGACATCAGACCAGTTTGGGAGAGGGAGAAGGCAAGAGTTGCAGGGTCCCTGCACGTGCCACTCTTTGTCCAGGACATGGATAATAGCCCCTTAACTCTTTTGAAGAAGTGGGTTCACTTTGGCTACATTGGACTATGGACTGGCCAGAACTTCACCATGATAAATCCTGATTTTCTACGGTTGGTGGAGACATCTATTCCCAATAAGGACGCCAAAATTCTTGTGGCTTGCGGTGAAGGGCTTAG GTCGATGATGGCAGCTTTCAAGTTGTACGAAGGAGGATACAAGAACCTTGGATGGTTGGCTGGTGGATTCAATCGTTCTGGAGATGATGATTTCCCAGTTGTCGAAGGACCAGAAAAATTGCAGTATGCAACTATAGGGGGTGTATCTTACTATTTCCTTAAATTGCTAATTCTGTTACAAGCAGTGGACAAAAGCAATTAA